One window of the Chryseobacterium sp. CY350 genome contains the following:
- a CDS encoding S8 family serine peptidase — MKKILLFCLIAGYGRANAQSELVFVYFNDKPNKAAFYANPLSELTQKALTRRTTLGIPLNDQDAPIEQTYIQNLQNLGFTITDSSKWLNGVALVVNQTQVNLIKAQPFVQSVESFAKNSSLVLKTQNINKWESFDLAQKNMTVFNYGSGSDQIDQINLRPLHLAGFTGTGVTIAVIDTGFPTVNTGSAFLRLITNNKIKGGYDFVTKTTNIYDPTLNNHGTVVLGAIGGYIQNTFVGSAPDADFYLYRSENAMVEVPQEELYWIEAAEEADRKGVDIITTSLGYNNFDDPKYSYTYANMNGTTSFIARASQIAVSKGIFVLIAAGNSGEQAWHFITTPADNAQVFTIGSVDSTGIPSGFSSFGPNSAGIVKPDAAVRGTASATVDNSTVTTVSGTSIATPIAAGGVACLIQAFPTMSRDLMKTKLRQTASLYPNTNNQTGYGILNFGSLYNSVLNTSELVKRNQISVFPNPVQSILSIATEGEVSSLEVFDNLGRSVLKSKNQKSINVQDFASGTYYLKVQVKDHVYYEKFLKN, encoded by the coding sequence ATGAAGAAAATTTTATTATTTTGTCTTATAGCAGGTTATGGCCGTGCAAATGCTCAAAGCGAACTGGTTTTTGTGTACTTTAACGACAAACCCAACAAAGCTGCTTTCTACGCCAATCCTTTATCTGAGTTAACTCAAAAAGCACTCACCAGAAGAACAACTTTGGGAATTCCGTTGAATGATCAGGATGCGCCTATCGAACAGACTTACATTCAAAATTTGCAGAACCTTGGCTTTACCATTACCGACTCTTCCAAATGGTTAAATGGAGTTGCTTTGGTCGTGAATCAAACTCAGGTAAATCTCATAAAAGCCCAACCTTTTGTGCAATCTGTAGAAAGTTTTGCTAAAAATTCTTCACTTGTACTGAAAACTCAAAATATCAATAAGTGGGAAAGCTTTGACTTGGCTCAGAAGAATATGACTGTATTTAATTATGGTTCGGGATCAGATCAGATTGACCAGATTAATCTCAGACCACTTCATCTTGCAGGATTTACCGGAACTGGCGTTACCATTGCTGTAATTGATACCGGATTCCCTACTGTCAATACAGGTTCTGCCTTCTTAAGACTGATAACCAATAATAAAATAAAAGGCGGCTATGATTTTGTGACCAAGACGACAAATATCTATGACCCAACTCTTAATAACCACGGAACTGTGGTTCTGGGAGCAATTGGAGGATACATTCAAAATACTTTTGTAGGTTCAGCCCCAGATGCAGATTTTTACCTTTACAGAAGCGAAAATGCGATGGTAGAAGTTCCTCAGGAAGAATTATATTGGATCGAGGCTGCTGAAGAAGCAGACAGAAAAGGTGTCGACATTATCACTACTTCTTTAGGCTATAACAACTTTGATGATCCGAAATACAGTTATACCTATGCCAATATGAACGGTACAACCTCTTTTATTGCCAGAGCTAGCCAAATTGCCGTCAGCAAAGGAATTTTTGTACTAATTGCCGCAGGAAATTCTGGAGAGCAAGCATGGCATTTTATTACAACTCCTGCCGATAATGCGCAGGTTTTCACAATAGGATCTGTAGATTCTACAGGTATTCCTTCGGGATTTTCTTCTTTCGGACCCAATTCTGCGGGAATTGTAAAACCCGATGCTGCCGTAAGAGGAACTGCATCGGCAACGGTAGATAATAGTACAGTAACGACGGTCTCCGGAACCTCAATTGCAACACCCATCGCAGCGGGAGGTGTCGCTTGTCTCATTCAGGCATTTCCTACAATGAGCCGGGATTTGATGAAAACTAAACTTAGACAGACTGCTTCATTATATCCCAACACAAATAATCAGACCGGCTACGGAATTCTCAATTTCGGAAGCTTATACAATTCTGTTCTGAATACTTCTGAATTGGTAAAACGAAATCAAATTTCAGTATTTCCAAATCCGGTACAATCAATTTTGAGCATAGCCACCGAAGGCGAAGTTTCATCTCTCGAAGTTTTTGACAATTTGGGAAGATCGGTATTAAAATCTAAAAATCAGAAATCAATTAATGTTCAGGATTTTGCTAGCGGAACTTATTATCTAAAAGTTCAGGTAAAAGACCATGTCTATTATGAAAAATTTCTAAAAAATTAA
- a CDS encoding DegT/DnrJ/EryC1/StrS family aminotransferase: MKKIQMVDLQSQYYKIKNDVDNAVLNVMDSAAFINGPEVKSFQNELETYLDVKHVIPCANGTDALQIALMALDLQEGDEVVTADFTFAATVEVIHLLKLKSVLVDVDYDTFTISTEQIRKAITPKTKAIIPVHIFGQCANMEEILKIAEEHNLFVIEDDAQAIGSQFTFSDGTVRHAGTMSTVGTTSFFPSKNLGCYGDGGAIFTNNDNLAYKIRGIVNHGMYERYYHDEVGVNSRLDSIQAAILRKKLPNLDSYNDARRKAADYYDEAFAGNENILTPKRAEYSTHVFHQYTLRILNGKRNELQKFLTEKEIPAMIYYPVALRKQKAYFQESNDADFVNTDKLLDQVISLPMHTELDEEQLKYITDAVLEFMG; the protein is encoded by the coding sequence ATGAAAAAAATACAGATGGTTGACTTGCAAAGTCAGTATTACAAAATAAAAAATGATGTAGATAATGCGGTTTTAAATGTGATGGATTCTGCGGCTTTCATTAATGGTCCCGAAGTAAAATCATTTCAGAACGAGCTGGAAACTTACCTTGATGTGAAGCATGTGATCCCATGTGCAAACGGAACAGATGCGCTGCAAATTGCATTAATGGCGTTGGATCTACAGGAAGGAGATGAGGTTGTCACTGCTGATTTTACTTTTGCGGCAACGGTAGAGGTTATTCATTTGCTTAAATTAAAATCTGTTTTGGTAGATGTAGATTACGATACTTTTACAATTTCTACTGAGCAGATAAGAAAAGCGATTACTCCAAAAACTAAGGCGATTATTCCTGTTCATATTTTCGGACAATGTGCGAATATGGAAGAGATTTTGAAGATCGCCGAAGAGCATAATTTATTTGTAATTGAAGATGATGCGCAGGCAATCGGCTCTCAGTTTACATTTTCAGATGGAACTGTAAGACATGCCGGTACAATGTCTACCGTTGGAACAACTTCTTTTTTTCCATCTAAAAATTTAGGCTGCTACGGAGACGGTGGAGCTATTTTTACGAATAATGATAATTTAGCATATAAGATCAGAGGAATCGTAAATCATGGAATGTACGAAAGATATTATCATGATGAAGTAGGTGTTAATTCCCGTTTAGACAGTATTCAGGCGGCGATTTTGAGAAAGAAACTTCCTAATCTGGATTCGTATAACGATGCAAGAAGAAAGGCTGCAGATTATTATGACGAAGCTTTTGCCGGAAATGAAAACATATTAACACCAAAAAGAGCTGAATATTCTACACATGTTTTCCATCAATATACTCTCAGAATTTTGAATGGAAAGCGTAACGAATTACAAAAATTCTTAACGGAAAAAGAGATTCCTGCAATGATTTATTATCCTGTTGCTTTGAGAAAACAAAAAGCTTATTTTCAGGAAAGTAATGATGCAGATTTTGTGAATACAGACAAACTTTTGGATCAGGTTATTTCTCTACCGATGCATACAGAATTAGACGAAGAGCAGTTGAAGTATATTACGGATGCTGTGTTGGAGTTTATGGGATAA